One genomic region from Haloprofundus salinisoli encodes:
- a CDS encoding DUF1684 domain-containing protein, protein MSDSERGPRLDVDEWRAEVERQREQKDEFFADHPQSPIPPEEREAFDALDYFDPDPEYRVEATVTTYDEPDPVEMETTNGPNVRYLRVVTFEFEASGETQTLAGYRQESDESTSLFVPFRDKTTGQQTYRGGRYMEFEPSRELEDGDEVVLDFNLAYSPFCAYSETFACPLPPEENWLDVVIPAGERFEE, encoded by the coding sequence ATGAGCGACAGTGAGCGCGGACCCCGACTCGACGTCGACGAGTGGCGAGCGGAGGTCGAACGGCAGCGCGAACAGAAAGACGAGTTCTTCGCTGACCACCCGCAGTCACCGATTCCGCCGGAGGAACGCGAGGCGTTCGACGCCCTCGACTACTTCGACCCGGACCCAGAGTACCGCGTCGAAGCGACGGTGACGACGTACGACGAACCCGACCCCGTCGAGATGGAGACGACGAACGGTCCGAACGTCCGCTACCTCCGCGTGGTGACGTTCGAGTTCGAGGCCAGCGGCGAGACGCAGACGCTCGCGGGCTACCGCCAGGAGTCCGACGAATCGACCTCGCTTTTCGTCCCGTTCCGCGACAAGACGACCGGCCAGCAGACGTACCGCGGCGGCCGATACATGGAGTTCGAACCCAGTCGAGAGCTCGAAGACGGCGACGAAGTCGTACTCGATTTCAACCTCGCGTACAGCCCGTTTTGCGCCTACAGCGAGACGTTCGCCTGTCCGCTACCGCCCGAGGAGAACTGGCTGGACGTGGTGATTCCGGCGGGCGAGCGGTTCGAGGAGTAA
- a CDS encoding ABC transporter ATP-binding protein produces MDEILKVRDLKTRFFTEEGQINAVEGVSFDVRDGEIFGIVGESGSGKSVTALSVIDLIESPGKVTAGEVWYRNEALADEFREKNPDAVDGAFVDLRRLPKGVRRSLRGPSFSMVFQDPMSSLNPSITVGEQIAEAVEVQRRARANPRRTRSRTQGYGLAQYFVDSIVPGREYTSDESKAHAIELLEQVGIPDPEARADEYPHQFSGGMLQRAMIAQALAGEPDVLVADEPTTALDVTIQAQILNLLRDLQQEQDMSIIMITHDLGVIARMCDRVGVMYAGQVVERGTLEDIFEHPVHPYTEGLLGSIPDLEDPSPRLSPIEGNVPSLLDSEMGDRCYFADRCPKAMETCLNPIPEYDTDSGEVVGDGANAGAVHTARCVLATREFDPAEALGDDYFGDEDEATEPETPADAAEQEVVSDD; encoded by the coding sequence ATGGACGAGATACTCAAAGTCAGAGATCTGAAGACACGGTTCTTCACCGAAGAGGGACAGATCAACGCCGTCGAGGGCGTCAGTTTCGACGTCCGCGACGGCGAGATATTCGGCATCGTCGGCGAATCGGGAAGCGGGAAATCCGTCACCGCACTGTCGGTCATCGACCTCATCGAGTCGCCCGGAAAGGTGACCGCCGGCGAGGTGTGGTACCGAAACGAGGCGCTCGCCGACGAGTTCCGCGAGAAGAACCCCGACGCCGTCGACGGCGCGTTCGTCGACTTACGGCGACTGCCCAAAGGCGTCCGTCGGTCGCTCCGGGGCCCTTCGTTCAGCATGGTGTTTCAGGACCCGATGAGCAGTCTCAACCCGTCCATCACGGTGGGCGAACAGATCGCGGAAGCGGTCGAGGTCCAGCGTCGCGCCCGCGCGAACCCGCGAAGAACTCGCTCGCGGACCCAGGGGTACGGCCTCGCGCAGTACTTCGTCGACAGCATCGTTCCCGGCCGCGAGTACACGAGCGACGAGAGCAAAGCGCACGCGATAGAACTACTCGAACAGGTCGGCATCCCCGACCCGGAGGCGCGCGCCGACGAGTACCCCCACCAGTTCTCCGGCGGGATGCTCCAGCGGGCGATGATCGCGCAGGCGCTCGCCGGCGAACCGGACGTCCTCGTCGCCGACGAACCGACGACGGCGCTCGACGTGACGATTCAGGCGCAGATTCTGAATCTGCTTCGGGACCTACAGCAGGAACAGGACATGAGCATCATCATGATCACGCACGACCTCGGCGTCATCGCGCGCATGTGCGACCGCGTCGGCGTCATGTACGCCGGGCAGGTCGTCGAACGCGGCACGCTCGAAGATATCTTCGAGCATCCCGTGCATCCGTACACCGAGGGCCTGTTGGGGTCGATTCCGGACCTCGAAGACCCCTCGCCGCGGCTCTCGCCCATCGAAGGCAACGTACCGAGTCTGCTCGACTCGGAGATGGGCGACCGCTGTTACTTCGCGGACCGCTGCCCGAAGGCGATGGAGACGTGTCTCAACCCCATCCCCGAGTACGACACCGACAGCGGCGAGGTGGTCGGCGACGGCGCGAACGCGGGGGCGGTCCACACCGCCCGCTGCGTGCTCGCCACCCGCGAGTTCGACCCCGCGGAGGCGCTCGGCGACGATTACTTCGGCGACGAAGACGAGGCGACGGAGCCGGAGACGCCTGCGGACGCCGCCGAGCAGGAGGTGGTGAGCGATGACTGA
- a CDS encoding DMT family transporter translates to MTQTRNALLFLLLAAVWGSAFMAIKAGLDAFPPVLFAALRYDIAGVVMLAYAAYVVDDPIPRTRQQWIVVAIGAVFLIALYHILLFIGENGPVTSAAASVIVSLSPVLTTVFARMFLPSDRLTAVGVVGLLLGLVGVVVLSNPDPDALLTGATLSKLLVFGAATAFALGSVLTQRIDDGLPIETMEAWAMLGGAVLMHVVSLGMGETFTEITWTTRGIAALLYLSLAASALGFLVYFDLLDRLGAIEINLVSYVAPIFAAISGFLVLQEPLSTETALGFLLIFGGFVLLKRDAIREQLVGRPVEMS, encoded by the coding sequence GTGACTCAAACTCGGAACGCACTGCTGTTTCTCCTCTTGGCCGCCGTCTGGGGGTCGGCGTTCATGGCCATCAAGGCGGGTCTGGACGCGTTTCCACCCGTTCTCTTCGCCGCGCTTCGCTACGATATCGCGGGCGTGGTGATGCTGGCGTACGCGGCCTACGTCGTCGACGACCCGATTCCGCGAACCCGCCAGCAGTGGATCGTCGTCGCAATCGGCGCGGTGTTTCTCATCGCGCTCTACCACATACTGCTGTTCATCGGCGAGAACGGCCCCGTGACGAGCGCCGCCGCGTCGGTCATTGTCAGCCTCAGCCCCGTCCTCACGACGGTGTTCGCGCGGATGTTCCTTCCGAGCGACCGACTGACCGCCGTCGGCGTCGTCGGCCTCCTACTCGGCCTCGTCGGCGTCGTCGTGCTCTCGAATCCCGACCCGGACGCGCTGTTGACGGGGGCGACGCTGTCGAAACTGCTCGTCTTCGGCGCGGCGACGGCGTTCGCGCTCGGGAGCGTCCTCACGCAGCGCATCGACGACGGCCTCCCCATCGAGACGATGGAGGCGTGGGCGATGCTCGGCGGCGCGGTGCTGATGCACGTCGTTTCGCTGGGGATGGGTGAGACGTTCACCGAAATCACCTGGACGACGCGGGGCATCGCGGCGCTTCTGTACCTGTCGCTGGCGGCGAGCGCACTCGGCTTCCTCGTCTACTTCGATCTCCTGGACCGGCTGGGTGCCATCGAGATCAATCTCGTTTCCTACGTCGCGCCCATCTTTGCCGCGATCTCGGGGTTCCTCGTCCTGCAGGAACCGTTGAGCACGGAGACAGCGCTCGGCTTTCTGCTCATCTTCGGCGGATTCGTCCTGCTGAAACGCGACGCGATACGCGAGCAGTTGGTCGGCCGTCCGGTCGAGATGTCGTAA
- a CDS encoding DUF4013 domain-containing protein produces MGIDIEADLRYPTNGDDWVMAQLLGGLVTFVGLLLFFPLLFVLGYYLRVARRTMGGDETPPSFTEWGTLLVEGAKAGVVLLAYQLVPLLAFGLTAVFVLIPVLSNGDVALGVSVLGVVAGLLVSTLLTLAFGYVGLIATLTVAREGTVRSGFDVDRIRRVAFDREYVVQWLYAFVLSVGVNALVGVVAAIPILTVLVVPLTPLVGFYVGTVTARIYGRGYASALGDGPRSAVVSRDETTL; encoded by the coding sequence ATGGGCATCGACATCGAGGCCGACCTCCGGTATCCGACGAACGGCGATGACTGGGTGATGGCGCAGCTTCTCGGCGGACTCGTCACCTTCGTCGGGTTGCTGTTGTTCTTTCCGCTGCTCTTCGTCCTGGGGTACTATCTCCGCGTCGCCCGGCGGACCATGGGGGGCGACGAGACGCCGCCGTCGTTCACCGAGTGGGGGACGCTGCTCGTCGAGGGGGCGAAAGCCGGCGTCGTCCTCTTGGCCTACCAACTCGTTCCGCTTCTGGCCTTCGGGCTCACGGCGGTTTTCGTGCTCATCCCGGTGTTGAGCAACGGCGACGTGGCGCTGGGCGTGAGCGTACTCGGCGTCGTCGCCGGACTGCTCGTCTCGACGCTCCTGACGCTCGCGTTCGGCTACGTCGGTCTCATTGCCACCCTCACCGTCGCCCGCGAGGGGACGGTCCGCTCGGGGTTCGACGTCGACCGAATCAGACGCGTGGCGTTCGACCGCGAGTACGTGGTCCAGTGGCTCTACGCGTTCGTCCTCTCGGTGGGCGTCAACGCCCTCGTCGGCGTCGTCGCCGCGATCCCGATTCTCACGGTGCTGGTGGTGCCGCTAACCCCGCTCGTCGGCTTCTACGTCGGCACCGTTACCGCCCGGATATACGGACGCGGGTACGCGTCGGCGCTCGGCGACGGCCCTCGCTCTGCCGTCGTCTCACGGGACGAGACGACGCTGTAG
- a CDS encoding ABC transporter permease, with protein sequence MVSPRTWRNLRRELRGSALAKIGIVLVLAIIFVAMFAPFLAPYDPYQQDLANSQVPPLGFSTTENETRSEMVNGSIEVVEEEVTVNATFAHPLGTDALGRDMLSRTIYGARTSLLVGIFGTLLAVIIGVTVGLTAGYYGGRVDDGLMRMSDIMLAFPSLVLAITLIGLFGGVTIRIPDPFVALGLAPEMPPNIVLPGTVVLVVALVNWVWFARIARGEALSLRNEEYVKAARALGASDGSIVARHILPNSITPILVLATIQVAAIILLESSLSYLGFSGANLSWGLDIAQGRDYLASAWWIASIPGVAIVFAVIGVNLVGDWLRDALDPGIEGEGGV encoded by the coding sequence ATGGTCTCCCCGCGCACCTGGCGGAATCTTCGCCGCGAACTCAGAGGCAGCGCACTCGCCAAAATCGGCATCGTACTGGTTCTGGCCATCATCTTCGTGGCGATGTTCGCGCCGTTTCTCGCGCCGTACGACCCGTACCAACAGGATTTGGCGAACTCGCAAGTGCCGCCGCTCGGGTTCAGTACGACCGAAAACGAGACGCGCTCGGAGATGGTCAACGGCAGCATCGAAGTCGTCGAGGAGGAAGTGACGGTCAACGCGACGTTCGCGCACCCGCTCGGCACCGACGCACTCGGTCGCGACATGCTCTCGCGGACCATCTACGGCGCGCGCACCTCGCTTTTGGTCGGCATCTTCGGGACGCTGTTGGCGGTCATCATCGGCGTCACCGTCGGCCTCACCGCCGGTTACTACGGCGGCCGCGTCGACGACGGCCTGATGCGGATGTCCGACATCATGTTAGCGTTCCCGTCGCTCGTCCTGGCTATCACGCTCATCGGCCTGTTCGGCGGGGTGACGATACGGATACCCGACCCGTTCGTCGCGCTCGGACTCGCGCCCGAGATGCCGCCGAACATCGTGTTACCGGGCACCGTCGTGCTCGTCGTGGCGCTGGTGAACTGGGTGTGGTTCGCCCGCATCGCCCGCGGCGAGGCGCTCAGCCTCCGCAACGAGGAGTACGTGAAAGCCGCCCGTGCGCTCGGCGCGAGCGACGGGTCTATCGTGGCGCGACACATCCTCCCGAACAGCATCACCCCCATCTTGGTGTTGGCGACGATTCAGGTCGCCGCCATCATCCTCCTCGAGAGTTCGCTGTCGTACCTCGGCTTCTCGGGGGCGAACCTCTCGTGGGGACTCGACATCGCACAGGGTCGTGACTACCTGGCGTCGGCGTGGTGGATCGCGTCGATTCCCGGCGTCGCCATCGTCTTCGCCGTCATCGGGGTCAACCTCGTCGGCGACTGGCTGCGCGACGCGCTCGACCCCGGCATCGAAGGGGAAGGAGGCGTTTAG
- a CDS encoding asparaginase, producing MPDVRVLSCGGTIASEPSETGAAPAKRGAELVEAVPELDEYATVTAEEIASYPGFDMQFDAIAAVAEAVEASEADGFVVTHGTDTLADTAYALSILLDADVPVVVTGSQRRFDEVGTDAPANLLTAVRAAASPRFSGVFVAFDDELHAARDVEKTHTNALSTFKSPGKGPVATFTRSETYVHRTAESTASGAASLPAAAASDISTTVPVVHSGIGVSGDELSRAVDAGADGVVVEGTGLGNVSCSLGDAVARAVESVPVVVSSRCHVGPTDQVYGTRGGGVTLREHGALFSGDLPTSKARILLLLALSAGIEGDELAALFD from the coding sequence ATGCCAGACGTGCGCGTGCTGAGTTGCGGCGGGACGATCGCCAGTGAACCGAGCGAGACGGGGGCCGCCCCGGCGAAACGGGGCGCGGAACTGGTCGAGGCGGTGCCGGAACTCGACGAGTACGCGACGGTCACCGCCGAGGAAATCGCCTCCTATCCGGGGTTCGACATGCAGTTCGACGCCATCGCCGCCGTCGCCGAGGCGGTGGAAGCGTCCGAAGCCGACGGCTTCGTCGTCACCCACGGCACCGACACGCTCGCGGACACGGCGTACGCGCTCTCGATTCTCCTCGACGCCGACGTTCCGGTCGTCGTCACGGGGTCGCAGCGCCGCTTCGACGAGGTCGGAACCGACGCGCCGGCGAATCTCCTCACGGCCGTCAGGGCGGCCGCCTCGCCCCGCTTTTCGGGCGTGTTCGTCGCGTTCGACGACGAACTCCACGCCGCCCGCGACGTGGAGAAGACGCACACGAACGCGCTGTCGACGTTCAAATCGCCCGGCAAGGGTCCCGTTGCGACGTTCACTCGGTCGGAGACGTACGTGCACCGCACCGCCGAGAGCACGGCCTCGGGAGCAGCCTCGCTTCCGGCCGCCGCCGCCAGCGACATCTCGACCACCGTTCCGGTCGTCCACTCGGGTATCGGTGTCTCCGGCGACGAACTCAGCAGAGCGGTCGATGCCGGGGCCGACGGCGTCGTCGTCGAGGGGACCGGTCTCGGTAACGTCTCCTGTAGCCTCGGCGACGCCGTCGCGCGCGCAGTCGAGTCGGTTCCCGTCGTCGTCAGTTCGCGCTGTCACGTCGGCCCGACCGATCAGGTATACGGCACCCGCGGCGGCGGCGTCACGCTCCGCGAACACGGCGCGCTGTTCTCGGGCGACCTCCCGACGTCGAAGGCCCGAATCCTACTTCTCTTGGCGCTCTCTGCGGGCATCGAGGGCGACGAACTCGCGGCGCTGTTCGACTGA
- a CDS encoding ABC transporter substrate-binding protein, giving the protein MTEDRQSRVSRRRYLQLAGGAAATAAVAGCSGNSDELDTETPTGDGGGNQSGDDTGSGGDQGNQGDGEFAVTITQGQMDAGLDPHDHRETNTDIILMQIYEGTLNRNPDGQVTEGLAENYDQAEPNRVRLTLREGVTFHSGDELTPEDVAFSINRIVNEDVGDLASPQSDQLAGITEARPVDGERAVDVISDGVNPMAIGLLASYGDIMQKSWVESRGSNEINSDANGTGPFQLSNYVQDERIEYTKYEEYWREPAEVDTLTINAAAESSTRVNQLVSGETDIVENVPPQEVSRINSNDNTSVEAVPSTRVIYNGMRYDVEPFSSLQFRQAMNYAIDLETIVSEVLADFSDPTGQPTLEGFVGYNPDIDPYPYDVEQAEQLVEESGFAGATIELHTPVGRYLKDLEIAQAVVGYINELSNVDASVNQRDFGELAGQLTTGNIEDMPHWYLIGWGNMAFDASQTLIPLLSTGGALSSWSNEEFDNLMNEAGGTADAEQREQLLQEANQLAHDEAPWIFLNRQYSVYGASSRIDWQPRRDESIKAYEISQP; this is encoded by the coding sequence ATGACTGAAGACAGGCAGTCACGTGTTAGCAGACGCCGATACCTCCAGCTAGCGGGCGGGGCTGCAGCGACGGCCGCGGTGGCCGGATGTTCGGGCAACTCCGACGAACTGGACACCGAGACCCCGACGGGGGACGGTGGCGGAAACCAGTCCGGCGACGACACGGGCTCCGGCGGCGACCAGGGGAACCAGGGCGACGGCGAGTTCGCCGTCACCATCACGCAGGGACAGATGGACGCGGGGTTAGACCCCCACGACCACCGGGAGACGAACACCGACATCATCCTCATGCAGATTTACGAGGGGACGCTCAACCGGAACCCGGATGGCCAAGTCACCGAGGGCCTCGCGGAGAACTACGATCAGGCGGAGCCGAACCGCGTCCGCCTCACGCTCCGTGAGGGCGTGACGTTCCACAGCGGCGACGAACTCACCCCCGAGGACGTCGCGTTCAGCATCAACCGCATCGTCAACGAGGACGTGGGGGACCTGGCCAGTCCGCAGAGCGACCAGTTGGCGGGCATCACCGAAGCGCGGCCCGTCGACGGAGAACGGGCGGTCGACGTCATCTCCGACGGCGTCAACCCGATGGCCATCGGTCTGCTCGCCAGCTACGGCGACATCATGCAGAAGTCGTGGGTCGAGTCGAGAGGTTCGAACGAGATCAACAGCGACGCGAACGGTACCGGTCCGTTCCAGCTGTCGAACTACGTCCAAGACGAGCGCATCGAGTACACGAAGTACGAAGAGTACTGGCGCGAACCGGCGGAAGTCGACACGCTCACCATCAACGCGGCGGCGGAGTCGAGCACCCGGGTCAACCAACTCGTCAGCGGCGAGACGGACATCGTCGAGAACGTCCCGCCTCAGGAAGTCAGTCGCATCAACAGCAACGACAACACGAGCGTCGAAGCGGTTCCGAGTACGCGCGTCATCTACAACGGGATGCGCTACGACGTCGAGCCGTTCTCGAGCCTGCAGTTCCGTCAGGCGATGAACTACGCTATCGACCTCGAGACCATCGTCTCGGAGGTGCTGGCGGACTTCTCGGACCCGACGGGCCAACCGACGCTCGAAGGGTTCGTCGGCTACAATCCCGACATCGACCCGTACCCGTACGACGTCGAACAGGCCGAACAGCTGGTCGAAGAGAGCGGCTTCGCCGGTGCGACCATCGAACTGCACACGCCGGTGGGTCGCTACCTCAAAGACCTCGAAATCGCACAGGCGGTCGTCGGCTACATCAACGAACTCTCGAACGTCGATGCGAGCGTGAACCAGCGCGACTTCGGTGAGCTCGCCGGACAACTGACCACGGGCAACATCGAGGATATGCCCCACTGGTACCTCATCGGCTGGGGCAACATGGCGTTCGACGCGAGCCAGACGCTCATTCCGCTGCTGTCGACGGGCGGCGCGCTGTCGAGTTGGAGCAACGAGGAGTTCGACAATCTGATGAACGAGGCGGGGGGGACGGCCGACGCTGAGCAGCGCGAACAGCTGCTTCAGGAAGCGAACCAACTCGCCCACGACGAAGCGCCGTGGATCTTCCTCAACCGGCAGTACAGCGTTTACGGTGCGAGTTCGCGTATCGACTGGCAACCACGCCGCGACGAGTCCATTAAAGCGTACGAAATCTCGCAGCCGTAA
- a CDS encoding transcriptional regulator — protein MADLNPIAKRIHNVSPKPVRLTLSDGSSAVYQFSGTQFFQREFQGEGTRENDDAEYRLITSEDNESVLLGRKGPDDDGWSMVGEVTEAERAE, from the coding sequence ATGGCCGACCTCAACCCCATCGCAAAGCGTATCCACAACGTCTCGCCGAAGCCGGTCCGACTGACGCTCTCGGACGGGTCGAGCGCCGTCTACCAGTTCTCGGGGACGCAGTTCTTCCAGCGGGAGTTTCAGGGCGAGGGCACGCGCGAGAACGACGACGCGGAGTACCGCCTCATCACGAGCGAGGACAACGAGTCGGTGCTACTCGGTCGGAAAGGGCCGGACGACGACGGCTGGTCGATGGTCGGCGAAGTGACCGAAGCCGAGCGAGCGGAGTAA
- a CDS encoding ABC transporter permease: MSFARFIIKRSLQGIFVVWGVVTVVFLLRFSTPGDPITFIAPLDASPALRQRIAEELGLNQPLYVQYLDYLAGLLTGDMGYSYISGTEAATRIFARVPATVELAVAATVVAILISIPLGVISATRRHEPADYAATTFSLAGISTPNFWLGIMLVLVFAVQLNFLPTSRRPIGFTPAMGYLVAGNPAGIILWLQHITLPAITLGTYFTALVTRLTRSGMLDELGKGYVDAARSKGLPETLVRYKHALRNTLIPVITVLGLQLGTLIGGAVITEAVFAWPGLGTLVINSINTRDWPLIQGCLIVIGSSFVFVNTVVDALYAYVNPQVVYD; this comes from the coding sequence ATGTCATTTGCACGATTCATAATCAAGCGGAGCCTACAGGGAATCTTCGTCGTCTGGGGTGTGGTGACGGTGGTGTTTCTCCTGCGGTTCTCTACGCCGGGCGATCCAATCACGTTCATCGCCCCGTTAGACGCCAGTCCCGCACTCCGACAGCGTATCGCCGAAGAACTGGGACTGAATCAACCGCTGTACGTCCAGTACCTCGACTATCTCGCGGGATTGCTCACCGGCGACATGGGCTACTCGTACATCTCCGGAACGGAGGCGGCTACACGCATCTTCGCGCGCGTTCCGGCCACCGTCGAGCTCGCCGTCGCCGCCACCGTCGTCGCGATTCTCATCTCGATACCGCTCGGTGTCATCAGCGCGACCCGGCGGCACGAACCGGCGGACTACGCCGCGACGACGTTCTCGCTGGCGGGTATCAGCACGCCGAACTTCTGGCTCGGAATCATGCTCGTGCTCGTGTTCGCGGTGCAGCTGAACTTCCTGCCGACGAGTCGCCGTCCCATCGGATTCACCCCGGCGATGGGATATCTGGTCGCGGGCAACCCGGCCGGAATCATCCTCTGGCTGCAGCACATCACGCTTCCGGCCATCACGCTCGGGACGTACTTCACGGCGCTCGTGACGCGCCTGACGCGCAGCGGGATGCTCGACGAACTCGGCAAGGGCTACGTCGACGCCGCCCGCTCGAAGGGGCTTCCGGAGACCCTCGTACGCTACAAGCACGCGCTCCGGAACACGCTCATTCCGGTCATCACCGTCCTCGGCCTCCAGTTGGGGACGCTCATCGGCGGCGCGGTCATCACCGAGGCGGTGTTCGCGTGGCCCGGACTGGGAACGCTCGTCATCAACAGCATCAACACCCGTGACTGGCCGCTCATCCAGGGCTGTCTCATCGTCATCGGGTCGAGTTTCGTCTTCGTGAACACCGTCGTCGACGCGCTGTACGCGTACGTCAACCCGCAGGTGGTGTACGACTGA
- a CDS encoding ABC transporter ATP-binding protein, whose product MTDGHQSATAGRDPLLRVTELKKYYGEGSSLFETLLGRESESVKAVDGISFDVHRGETLGLVGESGCGKSTTGETLLRLREATDGRVEFGGEDVYEMGGDELTEFRRRAQIVFQDPFSSLDPRMTIGEIISEPYRIHGLPEESPDDGRSKREWRIDRAAELLERVGLSANHVERYPHEFSGGQRQRVGIARALALEPEFIVLDEPVSALDVSVQAQVLNLLDDLQEEFGLTYLFIAHDLSVVRHICDRVAVMYLGNIVELGPTDDLFDDPQHPYTRALLESVPRAAVAESGRHVEPLAGDVPSPRNPPSGCRFRTRCPQVIPPADVSLDQEAYREVMDLRDRLERGEFEAEAVWSQVDDESDKPKFKQHLREEFFTHELTGEDEATVEQALEALSTDDTEEAIAILRERFESVCETTRPVLQERAHPSACHLYDQPADAPVDRDPVRAHPETGVVGDEETGAEAD is encoded by the coding sequence ATGACTGACGGCCACCAGTCCGCGACGGCTGGCCGCGATCCGCTCCTTCGCGTCACCGAACTGAAGAAGTACTACGGCGAAGGGAGTTCGCTGTTCGAGACGTTGTTGGGCCGCGAGTCCGAGAGCGTCAAAGCCGTCGACGGCATCAGTTTCGACGTCCACCGGGGCGAGACGCTCGGACTCGTCGGCGAGTCCGGGTGCGGCAAGTCGACGACCGGCGAAACGCTGCTTCGTCTGCGAGAGGCGACCGACGGCCGCGTCGAGTTCGGCGGCGAGGACGTCTACGAGATGGGCGGCGACGAGCTGACCGAGTTCCGCCGTCGCGCCCAGATCGTCTTCCAGGACCCCTTCTCCAGTCTCGACCCGCGGATGACCATCGGAGAGATCATCTCCGAGCCGTACCGCATCCACGGACTGCCCGAGGAGTCGCCCGACGACGGGCGCTCGAAGCGCGAGTGGCGCATCGACCGGGCCGCCGAACTGCTCGAACGGGTCGGTCTCTCGGCGAACCACGTCGAGCGCTACCCCCACGAGTTCTCCGGCGGCCAGCGCCAGCGCGTCGGCATCGCCCGCGCGCTCGCGCTCGAACCGGAGTTCATCGTGCTCGACGAACCCGTCTCCGCGCTCGACGTGAGCGTGCAGGCGCAGGTGCTGAACCTGCTGGACGACCTCCAGGAGGAGTTCGGCCTCACCTATCTGTTCATCGCCCACGACCTCTCGGTGGTTCGCCACATCTGCGACCGGGTGGCCGTGATGTACCTCGGCAACATCGTCGAACTCGGCCCGACCGACGACCTGTTCGACGACCCCCAGCACCCGTACACGCGGGCGCTTCTGGAGAGCGTCCCCCGGGCGGCGGTGGCCGAGAGCGGCCGTCACGTCGAACCGCTGGCCGGCGACGTGCCGAGTCCGCGGAACCCGCCGAGCGGCTGTCGGTTCCGCACGCGCTGTCCGCAGGTCATCCCCCCGGCGGACGTGTCGCTCGACCAGGAGGCGTACCGAGAGGTGATGGACCTCAGAGACCGCCTCGAACGCGGTGAGTTCGAAGCGGAGGCGGTCTGGAGTCAGGTCGACGACGAGTCGGACAAACCGAAGTTCAAACAGCACCTCCGCGAGGAGTTCTTCACGCACGAGCTGACCGGCGAGGACGAAGCCACCGTCGAGCAGGCGCTGGAGGCGTTGTCGACCGACGACACCGAGGAGGCCATCGCCATCCTCCGCGAGCGGTTCGAGAGCGTCTGCGAGACGACCCGGCCGGTGCTCCAAGAGCGTGCGCACCCGTCGGCGTGCCACCTCTACGACCAACCTGCGGACGCGCCCGTCGACCGCGACCCGGTGCGTGCGCACCCGGAGACCGGCGTCGTCGGCGACGAGGAGACGGGCGCGGAGGCGGACTGA
- a CDS encoding aldo/keto reductase produces the protein MSLDTVPLGRTGTKVSELAFGTWRFGRRNDDGDLEVGRERAHELLDAYADAGGTFIDTADMYGEGRSEEYIGDWLADRDREEFVVASKIYWPTSDHPNGRGLNRKHLRNNVDEILDRLGTDYVDVLYVHRWDDDTPAREFMRTLDEFVRDGKVNYLGASTLEPNAWKVAMANELADKRGYEPFSLSQPRYNVANREIEGNYLEMCDHYDVGVVPWSPLAGGFLTGKYSRNEAPPAESRAATDQQFADSYLTPENFDALEAVEAVAEAVGATPAQVSLAWLLHHEQVTAPIVGARTTAQLEENLVASDITLTDAQFQRLADAKSGK, from the coding sequence ATGTCTCTCGACACGGTTCCGCTCGGTCGCACCGGCACGAAGGTGAGCGAGCTCGCGTTCGGCACGTGGCGATTCGGGCGGAGAAACGACGACGGAGACCTGGAAGTCGGGCGCGAGCGGGCCCACGAGTTGCTCGACGCGTACGCCGACGCCGGCGGCACTTTCATCGACACCGCCGACATGTACGGCGAAGGGCGGAGCGAGGAGTACATCGGTGATTGGTTGGCCGACCGCGACCGCGAGGAGTTCGTCGTCGCCTCGAAGATCTACTGGCCGACGAGCGACCACCCGAACGGTCGAGGCCTCAACCGCAAACACCTCCGAAACAACGTCGACGAGATTCTCGACCGACTGGGGACCGACTACGTCGACGTGCTCTACGTCCACCGCTGGGACGACGACACGCCCGCCCGGGAGTTCATGCGGACGCTCGACGAGTTCGTCCGCGACGGGAAGGTGAACTACCTCGGCGCGTCGACGCTCGAACCGAACGCCTGGAAGGTGGCGATGGCGAACGAACTGGCGGACAAGCGCGGCTACGAGCCGTTCTCGCTGTCGCAACCGCGGTACAACGTGGCGAACCGCGAGATCGAGGGGAACTACCTGGAGATGTGTGACCACTACGACGTCGGCGTCGTCCCGTGGTCGCCGCTGGCCGGCGGCTTCCTCACGGGCAAGTACAGCCGAAACGAGGCCCCGCCCGCCGAGTCGCGGGCGGCCACCGACCAGCAGTTCGCCGACTCCTACCTGACGCCGGAGAACTTCGACGCGCTCGAAGCCGTCGAAGCCGTCGCCGAGGCGGTCGGCGCGACGCCCGCGCAGGTGAGTCTCGCGTGGTTGCTGCACCACGAGCAGGTGACCGCGCCCATCGTCGGCGCGCGGACCACAGCGCAGTTGGAGGAGAACCTCGTCGCGAGCGACATCACGCTCACCGACGCGCAGTTCCAGCGTCTCGCGGACGCGAAGTCGGGGAAGTAG